A single genomic interval of Aedes aegypti strain LVP_AGWG chromosome 1, AaegL5.0 Primary Assembly, whole genome shotgun sequence harbors:
- the LOC110674067 gene encoding zinc finger protein 710-like — protein MSLKIDISVCRVCCKSDATQSILKYAKKFHYCTAIEVAENDGLPDKICEVCLDRMKIAVEFKKKSEFSDRQLRSFICNVNNQFLALEGSSSANLDCDDEDDGPQDTVAVEETLPKGMIVAIPVNSALGCGPVEHPEQKSIREKSASPEPPEAKVATEPDRLPSPALESEPEPDPQPEQEQEKFRAVAVIQEKPAVKPEKELYEVVELEYDDSFVHEDEPMELEEPEQPEQHQHVSVTGSESGDSGEQVIYIGFTTDYQEQEEEDVNNSEPLDDDSERQEELSQESEPAQQESYRQESSTIDKNSPGTKFECFECSKSFSTKTNLNRHVQSHNGNKPFVCPLCNKGFTQGGSLKQHLLIHQNLRPFVCTVCDRAFTQQKSLTFHMRRHTNEKPFVCPHCSYAFRQKDGLKRHLMVKHTENDARMFDCDQCGKAFKTRYALSMHRKRHENGLPATTRER, from the exons ATGAGTCTCAAAATCGACATCAGCGTGTGTCGCGTGTGCTGCAAATCCGATGCGACCCAATCGATCCTGAAGTACGCCAAAAAGTTCCACTACTGCACTGCGATCGAG GTGGCGGAAAACGATGGACTTCCGGACAAGATATGCGAGGTGTGCCTCGATCGGATGAAGATTGCGGTCGAGTTCAAGAAAAAGAGCGAGTTCTCCGACCGGCAGCTGAGGAGCTTCATCTGCAATGTGAACAATCAGTTCCTGGCCCTGGAGGGGTCGAGTTCGGCCAATCTGGACTGCGACGATGAAGATGATGGGCCACAGGATACTGTGGCAGTGGAGGAAACCCTACCGAAGGGGATGATCGTTGCCATACCCGTGAATAGCGCCTTGGGATGTGGTCCGGTGGAACATCCTGAACAAAAGTCGATTCGTGAGAAATCTGCTTCTCCAGAACCACCGGAAGCGAAGGTGGCCACGGAACCGGATCGACTTCCCAGTCCAGCTTTGGAGTCGGAACCGGAACCGGATCCTCAGCCGGAACAGGAACAGGAGAAGTTCCGCGCCGTTGCAGTGATTCAGGAGAAACCCGCCGTCAAACCGGAAAAGGAACTCTACGAAGTGGTAGAACTTGAGTACGACGATAGCTTTGTACATGAGGACGAGCCAATGGAACTGGAGGAACCAGAGCAACCAGAACAGCACCAACACGTCTCGGTGACCGGTTCGGAATCCGGGGATTCTGGTGAGCAGGTAATCTACATCGGATTCACTACCGACTACCAGGAGCAAGAGGAGGAAGACGTGAACAACTCGGAACCCCTGGACGACGATTCCGAAAGACAGGAAGAGCTTTCACAGGAAAGTGAACCTGCCCAGCAGGAATCGTACCGCCAGGAGAGCAGTACAATCGACAAAAACTCACCGGGGACAAAGTTCGAATGCTTCGAGTGTTCCAAATCGTTCTCCACCAAAACGAATCTCAACCGACACGTGCAGTCCCACAATGGGAACAAACCGTTCGTTTGTCCTTTGTGCAATAAG GGCTTCACACAAGGAGGATCGCTGAAGCAGCACCTGCTCATCCACCAGAACCTGCGGCCGTTCGTTTGCACGGTGTGCGACCGGGCGTTCACCCAGCAGAAGTCGCTCACGTTCCACATGCGACGGCACACCAACGAGAAGCCGTTCGTGTGTCCGCACTGTTCGTACGCGTTCCGGCAGAAGGACGGCCTCAAGCGCCATCTGATGGTGAAGCACACGGAAAACGACGCCCGCATGTTCGACTGCGACCAGTGTGGGAAGGCATTTAAGACGCGGTATGCGCTGTCGATGCACCGGAAGCGTCATGAGAACGGCCTGCCGGCGACGACACGAGAAAGGTAA